TCGACCGCAAGCTCGGTGCAATCGGCAGTCAAGCCGGTCAACAGCGTTGTCGCGACGGAGCCAGCGAGATCGCGGCCAAGATTGGTCGCGCCCAGCAGCAGAATCTCCGGCTGATACTTGTTCACGAGTTCGGTTGCGACGAGCGTGAAGGGCTCGTTGCGATATTCGCTCAGCGCCTCATGCTCGACGACATAGCAGACATCGGCACCATAGGCGAAACTATCCGCAACGGCCTTTTCGGTGCCGCCGGGCGGGCCGAGCACAACGCTGGCAAGATCGACTTTAAGCTGGTCGGCGAGCTTACGGCCTTCGCCCAGCAACTCCCATGAAACGGGATGGACGACGCCGCGCTCGAGCTCCGCCAAGACCCAAACATGCTTATAGCTTTTGAGATGGTCCGGCAGAGCCTTCTTCGTTGAGGCACGACTGCCGCCGGCAGCAGGAGCCGCGGGCTCTGGAGCCTTGTCGTTCATTGCGGACATCCTTGTCTTTATCAGTAATCGTTAGCCATTTTCGCCAGATCTTTTTCAAGCCCCGGCTGTCGCTTCGCGACCTCGCCGATCAGAGCTTCACAAATCTGGTCCATGGACTGATTTTCAACTTCAATCTGATGCGCTTTTTCAGCCCGCGCGGTGGGCGCGTAAACCTTCTTGACGATGGTCGGCGATCCCTTCAGGCCACAGAACGAAAGATCGGTGATCCCCGCCGCCGCCGCATTCCATGTGATGATCTCGGAGCGCGCCGCACGTAAGGCATCTTCCATCGTACCACGACGCATTTCATTGGTGCCTTCGAGCATCGTCACAAGACATGGCAATTTGGTCTTCAACACCTGAATGCCACCCTCGGCGCGCCGATGGATCGTGATCTCACGCTTCTCGATGTCGAACTCTTCAATCTTGGCGACATAAGTCAGCTGCAACAGCTTCAACCGTTTCGCAATGCCAGGACCGACCTGCGCCGTGTCACCATCGATCGTCTGTTTGCCGCAAAAGACGATGTCCGGCTCGCCCCAGGTTTCTGCAACCTTCTTGATCAACAAAGCCAGTGCGTAAGATGTCGCAAGCGTATCCGCGCCGGCAAAAAAGCGATCGGTGAGCAGCACTGCCCGGTCCGCCCCATAGGTCAGGCATTTGCGCAATGCATTGTCGGCCATGGGCGGCCCCATGGTTACGCAAGTGATCTCGCCGCCATGCGCATCGCGCAGCCGCATAGCCTCTTCGAGCGCGAAGAGATCATAAGGATTAATGATCGTCGGAACACCCTGGCGCATGATCGTGTTTGTGACCGGATGCACGCGGATCTGCGCCGAGTCGGGAACCTGTTTGATGCATACAACAATATGCATTTACCCTATCCTTTTCTTATTGGGACCGACATCGCAAGTCTCAGACCAAATCCAGTAAATTTGTTTGGCCGTCATGATCAGGCCGTCAGATATTCCTTGCCTACTTCTTGAGCACAATCGGCGCCAAGCACTGCGCAAGACTCCGTCACTTCAAAAGGTCGTTGAAGGGGACCATCGCAGGCGGCGCTTGCGTCTTCGGTTCGGCGGCTTCCTTCAACACTTTGAACACGCGCTCCTGCAACGGATCCGACTTTTGGAAATCCTCATAGGCACGCGCCAAAGTCGTCCGGCAACGTTCTCTGACTTCGGCCTCGGACAGGCCCTCGAAATCCTCGCTCGCCAAATACTGCCCCATGCGCTTCATGATATGCAGACGCACGACATTCACTTTCGTGATCTCGTAGGGAACGTCGAGAAGCTTGAAAAACTCCTCGGCCGAAGGCAGCGTGTTCAGGGTTTTCAGAATCTCGCTCATTTCGCCAATCTCTCTTCAAGCCCCGCCGTTGTCCGCCCGCTGCGGACACGAC
The window above is part of the Methylovirgula sp. HY1 genome. Proteins encoded here:
- a CDS encoding electron transfer flavoprotein subunit beta/FixA family protein, which gives rise to MHIVVCIKQVPDSAQIRVHPVTNTIMRQGVPTIINPYDLFALEEAMRLRDAHGGEITCVTMGPPMADNALRKCLTYGADRAVLLTDRFFAGADTLATSYALALLIKKVAETWGEPDIVFCGKQTIDGDTAQVGPGIAKRLKLLQLTYVAKIEEFDIEKREITIHRRAEGGIQVLKTKLPCLVTMLEGTNEMRRGTMEDALRAARSEIITWNAAAAGITDLSFCGLKGSPTIVKKVYAPTARAEKAHQIEVENQSMDQICEALIGEVAKRQPGLEKDLAKMANDY
- the nifW gene encoding nitrogenase stabilizing/protective protein NifW, translated to MSEILKTLNTLPSAEEFFKLLDVPYEITKVNVVRLHIMKRMGQYLASEDFEGLSEAEVRERCRTTLARAYEDFQKSDPLQERVFKVLKEAAEPKTQAPPAMVPFNDLLK